A segment of the Catenuloplanes nepalensis genome:
GACGCGATCGTCGTCGGCGCGCGCACCGCAGGCTCGCCGACCGCCATGTTGCTGGCCCGTCAGGGGCACAGCGTCCTGCTCCTGGACAGGGCCGCCTTTCCCAGCGACACCCTGTCGACGCACCTCATGCACGTCCCCGCGATGGCCGCGCTGAAGCGGTGGGGCCTCCACGACGCGGTGGTGGCGACCGGTGCGCCACCGCACACGACGTTCACCATGGACTTCGGGCCGTTCGCGATCGTCGGCCCGCCGCCGCCGTTCGAGGGCGCCGAGTCTCCCTACTGCGTGCGCCGGACCGCGCTGGACGAGATCCTGCTCGACGCGGCGCGGGACGCGGGCGCCGAGGTGCGCACCGGCACCGGCGTGGACGAGATCCTGATCGAGGACGGCACGGTCACCGGCGTGCGGCTCCGGGACGGCGCGGTCGAGCGGGCCCGCATCGTGATCGGCGCGGACGGCCTGCACTCCACGGTGGCGAAGGCGGTGGAGGCGAAGGTCTACGCGGACACGCCGTCGCTGACCGCGGGCTACTACGCGTACTACACCGGCGTCTCGCGGGACGGCGCGGAGATCTACAACCTCGGCGACCGTACGGTGGTGATCTTCCCGACCAACGACGGGACCGCGGTGGTCTTCGTGGCCTGCCCGATCGCGGACTTCCACGACTTCCGCGCGGACGTGGAGGGCAACTACCTGGCCGCGATCGCGCGCGTGCCGGACGTGGCCGCTCGGGTGGCGGCCGGCGAGCGCACCGAGCGGATCCGGGGCACCGCGGACGTGCCCAACTTCCTCCGCGAGGCCTACGGCGACGGCTGGGCGCTGGTCGGCGACGCCGGCTACCACAAGGACCCGTGCATGGCCGCGGGCATCATGGACGCGTTCCTGTCCGCGGAGTGGCTGGCCGCGGCCGTGCACGCGGGCCTGACCGGCGAGCGGCCGATGGCGGA
Coding sequences within it:
- a CDS encoding NAD(P)/FAD-dependent oxidoreductase, whose protein sequence is MYDAIVVGARTAGSPTAMLLARQGHSVLLLDRAAFPSDTLSTHLMHVPAMAALKRWGLHDAVVATGAPPHTTFTMDFGPFAIVGPPPPFEGAESPYCVRRTALDEILLDAARDAGAEVRTGTGVDEILIEDGTVTGVRLRDGAVERARIVIGADGLHSTVAKAVEAKVYADTPSLTAGYYAYYTGVSRDGAEIYNLGDRTVVIFPTNDGTAVVFVACPIADFHDFRADVEGNYLAAIARVPDVAARVAAGERTERIRGTADVPNFLREAYGDGWALVGDAGYHKDPCMAAGIMDAFLSAEWLAAAVHAGLTGERPMADALAEYRAVRDERFLPYLRMTVGLASMEPPAPEQAALFAKIASDPAESTRFFGALQGSTPIEEYLSPENVTRIMTA